In Alkalihalobacillus sp. TS-13, the following are encoded in one genomic region:
- a CDS encoding PadR family transcriptional regulator, producing MTDKVLRKLFLGFIQIHILHHAKEDPIYGSWMVEELREHGYDISAGTLYPILHSMEENGLLLKEDRNVEGKIRKYYTTTEAGETVLKEARKQAYELFKEIND from the coding sequence ATGACCGATAAAGTATTACGTAAGTTGTTTTTAGGCTTTATTCAGATCCATATTTTACACCACGCAAAAGAGGATCCCATCTATGGGTCGTGGATGGTTGAGGAGTTACGGGAGCATGGCTATGATATCAGCGCAGGAACCTTGTATCCGATTCTACACTCGATGGAGGAAAATGGGCTTTTGCTGAAAGAAGACCGCAACGTTGAAGGTAAAATCAGGAAGTATTACACCACCACTGAGGCTGGAGAAACGGTTCTGAAGGAAGCACGAAAACAGGCTTATGAACTTTTCAAAGAAATCAACGACTAA
- a CDS encoding class I SAM-dependent methyltransferase: protein MDWNNKSKELWNDQADRWNEQERIWNKGPRAEMLAFFFKSVDYTKNTKVLDLGCGPGVSTKLMKEKGYKAIGSDQSERMVRYALARNVEAYVTTDNVLPFEDEHFDAVFACTSLEWTDEPYQLIKEISRILKPGGIVVTVTLGPYAPPRQRAYERLYGKKVIHNMLMPWELHQLLGEHGFNIKTMQGAFSGKHTPNSKIIDLLDNNWVAKSALSFLWAFAAVKE from the coding sequence TTGGATTGGAACAACAAGAGCAAGGAATTATGGAATGATCAAGCTGATCGATGGAATGAACAAGAACGTATTTGGAATAAAGGTCCGAGAGCAGAAATGCTGGCTTTTTTCTTCAAGTCAGTGGATTACACAAAGAATACCAAGGTACTTGATCTTGGATGTGGTCCTGGTGTAAGTACAAAATTGATGAAGGAGAAGGGGTATAAGGCTATCGGGAGCGATCAGTCTGAAAGGATGGTTCGTTATGCATTAGCTCGTAATGTTGAAGCATATGTCACAACTGATAATGTACTCCCTTTTGAGGACGAGCATTTTGATGCTGTATTTGCTTGCACGTCCCTTGAATGGACGGACGAACCTTATCAACTTATCAAAGAGATCTCAAGAATACTTAAACCTGGAGGGATAGTTGTGACTGTCACCCTTGGTCCATACGCTCCTCCTCGGCAACGCGCTTATGAAAGGTTATATGGTAAAAAGGTGATCCATAATATGTTGATGCCATGGGAGTTACATCAGTTGTTAGGTGAACATGGATTCAACATCAAGACGATGCAAGGGGCATTTTCAGGAAAACATACTCCTAATTCGAAAATCATCGATTTATTGGACAATAATTGGGTAGCCAAATCAGCCTTGTCTTTCTTGTGGGCGTTCGCAGCTGTTAAAGAATAA
- the chrA gene encoding chromate efflux transporter, protein MKRLLEIFLISLRLGVSSFGGPIAHLGYFHEEYIRRRKWIDERTYADLVALCQFLPGPASSQVGIGIGVARGGAIGGFIAFLGFTMPSVIALILFALLLKELDIADAGWIQGLKLVAVAVVAHAILGMASKLTPDRSRKTLALLAVVITLIWQTTFTQVGIIIGAAIIGLFLFKNKSDQDAEDFRIPLSKRFATVCIILFFGLLALLPFLRELTGANWIAMFDSFYRAGALVFGGGHVVLPLLEREFVPTGWLTEQEFLAGYGAAQAVPGPLFTFAAYLGAVINGWKGGLLATVAIFLPAFLLIFGALPFWDTLRKNQKMKGALLGVNAAVVGILVVAFYQPIWTSSVTSAIDFAFAAVLFSMLVYYKLPPSIVVVTGALGGMILGFI, encoded by the coding sequence ATGAAACGATTGTTGGAGATTTTTCTGATATCCTTGCGTTTAGGCGTTTCTTCATTCGGAGGACCCATTGCACATTTAGGCTATTTTCATGAAGAATATATACGGAGACGAAAATGGATTGATGAACGGACCTATGCTGATCTTGTCGCTTTATGCCAGTTCTTACCGGGACCTGCAAGCAGCCAGGTTGGGATTGGGATTGGTGTTGCTCGTGGAGGGGCGATTGGTGGTTTCATCGCCTTCCTAGGGTTCACCATGCCTTCTGTCATTGCGCTTATCTTGTTTGCGCTCCTTTTAAAAGAATTGGACATTGCAGACGCAGGCTGGATCCAGGGGCTGAAGCTGGTGGCAGTAGCCGTAGTCGCACATGCGATCCTCGGAATGGCATCTAAACTTACGCCTGACAGAAGCCGGAAAACACTTGCTTTGCTGGCAGTTGTCATTACACTTATTTGGCAGACTACATTCACTCAGGTTGGCATCATTATCGGAGCTGCCATCATTGGTCTGTTTCTTTTCAAAAACAAAAGTGATCAAGACGCAGAAGACTTCCGTATTCCGTTGTCAAAACGTTTTGCAACTGTTTGTATCATTCTATTTTTCGGACTGTTAGCTCTTCTCCCATTTTTACGGGAGTTGACAGGTGCCAACTGGATTGCTATGTTCGATAGCTTTTATAGAGCAGGTGCACTTGTTTTTGGTGGCGGGCATGTTGTCCTACCGTTGTTGGAACGAGAATTTGTTCCGACTGGCTGGCTGACTGAACAGGAATTCCTCGCCGGGTATGGCGCAGCACAGGCTGTTCCTGGACCGCTATTTACATTCGCTGCTTATTTAGGTGCAGTTATCAATGGTTGGAAAGGCGGATTGCTTGCGACTGTCGCGATATTCCTTCCAGCATTCCTATTGATATTCGGAGCTTTACCGTTCTGGGACACGTTGAGGAAGAATCAGAAAATGAAAGGCGCGCTTCTTGGAGTCAACGCTGCTGTCGTAGGGATTCTGGTTGTCGCATTTTATCAGCCGATCTGGACAAGTTCTGTAACCTCTGCCATTGATTTCGCTTTTGCAGCTGTATTATTCAGTATGTTGGTGTATTACAAACTTCCACCTTCGATCGTTGTGGTAACAGGAGCACTCGGCGGTATGATTTTAGGATTTATATAA